The genomic stretch CTCGTCGCGATGTGCGCCCGCTAGCAACACGCTGACCGCTGCCTGAGCTCGCCTGGACGCGAATGAGCCTCAGCCCCCCGTAACGGGCGGAAAGAACGCGATTTCGCTGTCCTCCCGCACGACAAACGTCTCGGCGACCATCTCCTGGTTGACGGCTGTGCGGAGCGGTCGGCCCACGCGCAGCGCTTCGGCCATCCGCTCGTCTCTCGACGCGAGCCTGACCCGCAGGCAGTCAACGGTGAGTTCGGAAGCGTCGATGTGCACGATCTCCTGCGAGATGCCGAGTTGTTCGCGAACGCTAGCAAAATACCTGATGGTGAGTTTCATTCGTGTGTTCCTCTTGCGGCAAGCGCTGTGGCGCATGGCGCATCAACCCCAACGCAGCATCGACCGTTCGTCGCTCGTCCTGGCCTCGACCCATCTGAACGCGCCGTCGCGCCGGATTTCCTTCTTCCAGAACGGCGCATGGGTCTTCAGGAAGTCCATCAGGAATTCGCATCCGTCGAATGCGTGCGTACGATGCGGCGCGGCGACCACGACGAGTACCACCGTTTCGCCGAGCGCGACACGACCGACCCGATGCACGATCTTCACCGCATCCAGGCGCCATCGAGCGGCCGCCTCCTCGACGATGCTCCAGAGCGACTGCTCGGTCATCCCTGGATAATGCTCGAGCTCGAGCGCGACCACGTCGTCGAAATCACCGCAATGACGCACTACCCCGAGGAAGTTCACGATCGCACCCACGTCCGGATTGCGCATGATCGGCGCAATTTCCGACTGGATATCGATCGCCTGGTGCTGGACACGCACTTCCAGGCCCGATGCGATGGCGACCTGCGCATGCGCCGGACCGCTTGCACTATCGTCGACATACGGGGCTTCAGGGTGTGCCCGATCATTGAGCGGCGTGGCGGCTCGTTGGAGCGGTGTTGTCATGGCGGCTCTCCAGTCTGTGTCTGCTTCGCAAGGGCTGGCCAGGCGTCAGCCGCCGACCAGCGACATGCGGACTGTGGGATAGACTTTTCCCGATTCCAGCCGGTGCTGCGTCGAGCGAAGCTCGGAGTAGCGGTCGTCGCGGCGGATCCACCGGCTGCGGACGGCCATTGCCAGTTGCTCGACTGAAGCGGTGTCAGTGAGCCAGGGCCTGAGGTCCGTGCCATGTGTGGCGAAAAGGCATGAATAAAGTTGACCGTCGGCCGATACGCGGGCGCGCGAGCATGTCCCGCAGAACGGCTGCGATACGCTCGCGATGAATCCGACTTCGCCTGCACCGTCCGCATGGCGATAGTTGACTGCGGTGCCCGTCTGTTCACGAACGACGATGGGGATCAGGGGGAACACCGATTCGACGATGTCGCGCGTCTCACGAGCCGTGATCACTTTCGTGTTCGACCAACCGCCCGCGCCGCCAACGTCCATGTATTCGATGAAGCGCACGGCCACGCCAGTGCCTTTGAACAAGCGGACGAGCGGCAGGATCTGGCTGTCGTTGGCGCCTCGCTCGATCACCGCGTTGACCTTGACCGGCTCGAGTCCGACCGCGCGCGCTGTCTCGATCCCGTCCAATATCCGCGACACGGGCATGTCGACGTCACTCATCCGGCGGAATACGGCGTCGTCCACCGCGTCGAGGCTCACTGTCACGCGGCCGAGGCCGGCGTCGCGCAGCGAGCGCGCCTTCGCGGCGAGCAGGGAGCCGTTTGTCGTGAGCGCGAGCGCCATCGGTTTGCCGCTTGTGGTCGTCAGTTTCGCGAGCTGTTCGATCAGGGATTCGAGCCCACGCCGCAGGAGCGGCTCGCCGCCGGTGATGCGTATTTTCTCCACCCCGAGCAGAGCGAACGCTCTCGCGAGCTTAAGGATCTGTTCGAACGACAGGCGCTCCGAAGACGCCAGGAACGGATAGTCTGCGCCGAAGCTGTCTCGCGGCATGCAGTAAGTACAGCGGAAGTTGCATTGATCGATGACGGACAGACGTAAATCCCGCAGCGGACGATCGAGCGTGTCGAGGGTAGGCGTCGCACCGCCGATGGATACGCGACGGCGGGATGCAATATCTGCGGGTATGGGCTGGTCGATGATGTTCACGATCTATCCGAAAGTGGGCAGCGTGCGGTGTGGGACGGAGCAACGGCAGTCATCGTCCTGATCGGAAGAACGGCCGCTCCGTGAATGACCTTCTGGCAGGATAGTGGGTCGGCCCTGCGGATGGGACGCACAGTCCGTACCGAATTCAAGGAGTACAGTTTTGTGCGCCCTGT from Paraburkholderia sp. IMGN_8 encodes the following:
- the moaD gene encoding molybdopterin converting factor subunit 1 — its product is MKLTIRYFASVREQLGISQEIVHIDASELTVDCLRVRLASRDERMAEALRVGRPLRTAVNQEMVAETFVVREDSEIAFFPPVTGG
- a CDS encoding molybdenum cofactor biosynthesis protein MoaE; translation: MTTPLQRAATPLNDRAHPEAPYVDDSASGPAHAQVAIASGLEVRVQHQAIDIQSEIAPIMRNPDVGAIVNFLGVVRHCGDFDDVVALELEHYPGMTEQSLWSIVEEAAARWRLDAVKIVHRVGRVALGETVVLVVVAAPHRTHAFDGCEFLMDFLKTHAPFWKKEIRRDGAFRWVEARTSDERSMLRWG
- the moaA gene encoding GTP 3',8-cyclase MoaA, giving the protein MASRRRVSIGGATPTLDTLDRPLRDLRLSVIDQCNFRCTYCMPRDSFGADYPFLASSERLSFEQILKLARAFALLGVEKIRITGGEPLLRRGLESLIEQLAKLTTTSGKPMALALTTNGSLLAAKARSLRDAGLGRVTVSLDAVDDAVFRRMSDVDMPVSRILDGIETARAVGLEPVKVNAVIERGANDSQILPLVRLFKGTGVAVRFIEYMDVGGAGGWSNTKVITARETRDIVESVFPLIPIVVREQTGTAVNYRHADGAGEVGFIASVSQPFCGTCSRARVSADGQLYSCLFATHGTDLRPWLTDTASVEQLAMAVRSRWIRRDDRYSELRSTQHRLESGKVYPTVRMSLVGG